TAGGCTTTAATATAGTCCAACAGATTAGAGCCACCATCGTCATGGACCTTATCCCAGCATCACTTGTAGAAAATTACCTTGGCTAGCTCCAGAGAATATTAATTGCAGTGTGCTTCGTTTTCAGACTCCAATTGATTCCTTACAAAGAAATAGACAGTAAGTCACCAATTCTATTTCTAACTGGAATCTTGGGCAAATTGGTGATGTGGATGGGAACTGCTTATAAAGAAGGAGCTTTATTAACACCCCACTAAATTGTATCTTCATTTTTACTTGGTGAGAGTGTCTGAATTCTAGATTAGATctccttgaaaaaaaaaattcttccaaTAGTTGATGGTTCCATAGTCCACTTTCCACTCTTAGATCATTAACCCAAACTAATTGATTTTCATTGATTACAAATAGCAAATTGGTTCAGACTCTTTAGAGAATAACATCCTAgttcaaagaaaagaaatgacaTTCAAGATAGTGCAACAAGCCAACAAGTTTCAAGATATCTTGAATAGATGACATTCaatatttttaatcttttgaAGTTCTAATGTGTAGTTATATAGTATGctacttttaagttttatttttattatctattatagATGTATGAACTTATGCAAAGACGACATGTGTAATAAGTTAGCTGATACTAATTTTGGAACAagataattttttcaaaaaaaaaaaaatatgtatgcCTCTAACAATAAATGTTCAAAGGTTAAATAATATGTGGATATTGTCAAATTTTTAACAACCTGTCAATATATATTGAAGAGTGTTATGAAGACTATATCGAATTGACTTGTCAAATTGTGTTAATCAGAAAATGTTCATCTGTCCAAAATTTGACTTTGAcaaaaaaatgttattgatgaaccaataaaaaatagataaaaaacttaaaaaatatcattaaattattgacaaatttcttgattaaccttctcaaaatagtttataaagattataaatatattattttattatatttttggtaaACTACCAAAAACACACTCGAAAATTTTGTCGTTGACAAAAATACACTGAATTTTATTATCAACAAAAATacctaaaataatttaaaaacgcaacaaaaataaaaaaatattttttttataactgaCAAACAACTTTTATATTTGACAAATCGCTTATgcatttgatccaaaattttattgaaatatttaaataactatttaaaaaatactcacaaaaaatggaataaaaatttgatctttatatttttattttatttttaaaaatattattggttgttgacgaaaaaacacaagaaaaagatatacttagcaaaaaatcaccaaaatttaaggataaaaatatctcattttcttAATCATAAttgcaaaaaattatattaaaattcaatctttaaagtattttttgataatacatatttaatgttgaaCATTTTTAtcacgtttttaaattatttgagggtatttttgtcgataataaaatTCGAGTACATTTTTATCAACGACAAAGTTATTCTAGTGCATTTTTAGTGATTTAcccttatatttttataaattctgaTGAGATCTTAAAACCtttgatgaatttttttatttgcacCCATTTAATAATGAATCCAATTTTTTGAACTTCAATCTCTCAAAGAAAAGCAGTGTAATTTTAAAACcattgtaaaagaaaaaaaaaattcacatccctttgaatttttaatattttaataggaTAATATATAGTATGTTATCATTTTTTACATATTACCTCTattcctttttctatttctttactACAATTTGTGTCTAATTTTATACTAcctatctattttttttattgttttcttataGCTAAGAACACTACCAATTCATCTAACACCTACATGATAGAGAAGTCCTCATCCAATCCATCTAATTCTCCTTTAAGTCTATGTTGTTGAATGATCAACACAGACATAGTTGTGGAGAAATCAGGTCCCGACAAAACATCTCCTATTGGTCCCAATTCTGGACACTGTTGCCAGTCGTTCATCCCTCTTGTCAATATAGAGTTTACTCCACCTTCTCTTCCCACAATCACCAATGAATACAATCCTTCTAATGATCTTAGAGTAGAAAAGGTCTCGGCAGCATTTGCTAGATGCTTCTCCGTATACAAAATGTGACCTCCAACTACATGATTTTCATAAAATTGTGCAAAATACTCATCATCTACTTGTCTCTCTTGCTCTTGCTCTGGATTAACCACCATATATCCTACTAATCTAGAAGACTCAGCATTAGTATCTACTAGTAATCTTATTACTGTAAGTTTGACTCCTGGATGTTGTGACACACGACTAGCATAAGCGAGTGCTTCCCTATCATCTTTTCCTCCAATGAATATAACTGCCACATTTATTGTTACTTCAGATCTTGATATTCGTTCAATATttccaaggcctctatcaacaaGAATTCCAACAGAACAAGGGGCACTTCTTAGTACCTGTTCAACAAAAGGTATTATAAATACAGGAGCTCAATATAGTACTTACCGCATAAAATTAATTACACCAAGACCTCAATTTCACTATAAAACTTGAAAAGAAAATCAAACTCATCTACATATGTTGTCCATATCAATTTTAGATGGATTTACCAATTTCAGTTGTGTATCAATTACCAATTTCAGTTGTGGAGATATTTACCAATTGGCTTTTTGGTTTGTAGTATGCATTTGGGTTCAGAACAAAAAACATGGACTACCATTCTCACTGGAAAGGATTGAAGTTAATATTGTTGGTACAAATAACATAGGAAGATCAAGTTTTCATTTTTGAAGGGAAATGGAAATGTAAACTTTGGTCTTTGAAAGTACGTTCATCAGAATTTGTTTTAATCCATAACAAggtttttaaataaataagagaTTACCTTTCTATTGACATATCTGAAACCTTGATTACCAGCATCCAATGTTCCATCTTGACGTTGGATCCTATGGAATGGAAGTACGAGAAGAGAAATCATCAAGTCTTCTGCTAAAACACATATGTCTTGCGGCATGTTATTGATGGTTGAGAGTGCCAGAGTTCTTTTCAGTGTAACTCCATCGCCATCAATGGCTACATAGCTTTGAAAAGAATTGGTCACTTGGTCCCTCATGTCCATGACTTTCTTATCTTTAATAGTTGCCATATGAACCCCTTCATCCCTTTCTAATGTGGCCGAAAGTTCATCAGTAAGTTCAATCATGTCAGCAACATAGATTAGAATGCCAGGGTCTGTGTTGCCACGTGAGATCTCCATGAAGTTGATGGATGCAGGAATGTTGTGTGGTCCATGAACGAACAGGAGAATCCTTAGCTCATTTGACTGATCAAGAAGTTGAAGAGCCATCTGATGAGTACGTGTCCGTTTTCTTGCTCTCTTGATTATATTTGCTACAACATATGGGGCTTGCACAATTGTCACAAAGCTTGCAATTATCATCCCAATGCATGTAGAAATAGTTACATCACAAGTTTTTCCTTTGATAGCTAGATAGATATGAGGATGGCCTTTCATAGTAAGGAGCAATCCTATTGCAACCGAATCAGGCCAATGAAAGCCAAGCATTGCTCCAGAAATTATGGTTCCAACAATTTTTCCAGTCATGCTTACAATTAGTAGTACAAAGAATTTTATCCATGTTCCTATATTCGAAGGCTCAGACTTGCGAAAATCGGCTTCATATCCCATCCACAAGAAAAAGATAGGATGGAATATGATGGTTAATAAATAGTTTACTCTGGTTATAACCCATTTTGATAGTCTACCCTCTCTTGGTAAGCAAATCCCTGTCACAAAAGCACTTAAAATTGGATGATAACCATACAAAGGGGAGGTAGCACACATTAGAACCATGAAAGCAAGGGATAGCACCAAGTGTGACCCTTTCATGGGTTTACCTTCTGGGTTTTCATTATTAACCCAGTTCATAAATAATGGTGATAGTAGGGATACAACCATCATCTGACCCAAAACTACCAAACCCATGATAATTTGAGTCTTAATTATCTTCTTATGATTTTCTAAAGCATGCTCATTTCTCAAAGCTTCACAGTACAAAGGAATTGGCGAAATAATGTAGCCAATACAAAGGAGTAAAGAACACACAAAATCCGAATGCATCCCTGCTCCAATGACAAGTTGTCCAATATCTGACTTTCCTATTTTTAGATGAGTTATCAAACGGGTTAACACAGGAGAGGCAGAGCTTGAAAGAAGTGTGCATAGATAGATGGTGAATTCTAATAATCTAGGTTGGTGTAGAAAATATCCAGTAATTGGAGTTATCAACAATCCTATAATAAATGTTGAGAGTATGCCACCATAAGCAACTTGAGCATATCTAGAAGGTCTTTTAAACAGTATAAAAGGATCCATTTCTATCCCCAATACAAACATGTAACACATCATACCAAAATCAATTATGAATCCGAAGGTCCTGTGAAATTTTGTAAGTAAATTACGTATGAATCCTATGTTTCCCAAAATTAATCCTACCTGCAATATATGAATAacataattaaaagaattttctcttttatttggtaGTTTCAAAGAGAGAAAGCGGTAGAGATAAACTTACAATTATCTGAGAAGTAATTCGGGGTTGTGAATAAAGCTTTAGTAGAAAATGTAAACCACTACATAAGATGATCATACCAATGTAtaccataaagtttttgccaacTTCAAATATGAGAGTCCCTAGCTTCGCTCCACATTGAGTGGTTGAAACTTGAAAACCAAAAGCCATGTTGACAAGCTAAAATTTTACGTTTTGCTCAGATATACCTTTTTCTacattattttgtttttctctgCAGTCTTGATCTACACGAACaatattttttctttctcattttttttttgctaGTGAGTATTCACCacaaagctttttttttttccttcgtcCAAGCTACTTGTTGTGTGGTTCATAGCTTAGCCTCAGGAGACAATAGAGGATCACTTAAAGGAGAATAAGGATATGAAGATTGTGGAATACAATATTTGGAGCAATAAGAGGAAGGTAATAAACCGTAAAACATGGATAAGTCagaaatagaaatatttttcttgttccATATTACTCTTTGAAAGCAATTATTTAGGCTTTTTCTTTAATAAATACAAAGgtctctatttttttctattaaactttcattttctttagacaaatatttttttttattactttttatgtgtaaaataataaatacaacattataaaatataaaattttttcatgGGATAGTTAATGTGTTATTTCTAGAGATATAATTTACTGCTTTTACATAGAATGAAATCATTTTTAtaatgtatttttaaaaattttcaaaaaattaaagcaaaaaaaatatatactttattGAAAGATAGAGTTAAGGTTGGGTTTATGATGGTGGAGGCATGGGGTTGTGCGGTTGTGGCAATGAAAAGGGAAGAGGCAAAAGCGGATGGAGAGAGAAGCGACGATTGTAGTAGCAGCGAAGGTTGAAGGGATGGTGGTCATTGGTGTGGTTGATGTTATTAATGAGAGCAATAGTGGTGAGATGAAGAGTGGGTTATGCAATGACATTGGTATAGGTAAAGGTGGTATATTGCGTGGTGGGATGTCAAGTGTCACGTTCCAAAATGAGTCATAACATAACGGTACTTAAACAATAGAATAATTGGCTAGAATTACCACAAAAAACTTATAGATTTACAGAAATCGAAACAATGTTTTTATGTTTCTTTAAAATTGTCTGTGTTGAAAATTACCGGTAGGCAataattttaaagttaattgtaaTGCAAGATTGTATATGAATTCAAATTTAGCGAAATTTGGGTGTATGATTAGAGATTCTAAGGAAGATTGGATTTCGAGCTACTCTGGAAGCATTCCTCCATGATCTATcatcagatgtgaattatttgctgtTTGGAGGGGGCTGATTTTAGATTGGAAGtgcggtttgagggatattatatgtgaaacagATTACCTttgacattctgcccatcatgTATGAGCTTACAAGTGAGTATtcatctgaagtaacagatttggttcacaagattcaggagcttttatctcgtTCTTGGCTTGTTCACCTTGAGTGGGTGTCTcgagaagcaaatagagctgcgATATGATGCCAAGAataactctaatcatgttatttggtttgaattttgTGTTGATCTCTAACAAATCATTCGTTCGGATATAAGATAgtctttgttttgtttctttcCATATTTAGACGTAAAAAAAACATTAGAATAATTTAATTGGGAGATATTTAAACTTCTAAACGTAATGATTTTTTCTGATTAAATGGATTAAAAATTTGTTAGTTTCTTAGAGCAGTGTGTTCACATGAGATTGAACCGTCCTATTATTGTTGCATCATAAAATTAGATAGAAATAGAGTAATTGAGTTGCATtaaatttcaatcctttgttcccTTTCCAGCATCACCAAGACACCAGTAAAGTGATGGAGTTCCTTCCTCTGTTTATATGCCCATCAAACATATTTCAGTTAACGGCCAACAAGGAAAAAGGGGGAAAAGGATATTAAGAATTAAGAAAGAAATGATCTCATTGACACATGTAACTAACTACCACATATGCTTGGGTAAAGAAGTCCAAGCGAAATAGGCACAAACTAGCTTTTGAGATATATACACATAAACAGCAAAAGATAAACTCATAAGCAACAAGTCTTTCCAATCTCCCTTTCGCTGTGGACTCAAATTTTGCTTCAGATTCTTCCCAAGCTTCTCAAAACCAGTGAATAGCTTCAAAAGGGTCATCTTTCCTCTTATGTCTTTCTTTTCTCCATGAGTAGAATTGTTGACAGGTCCTCTTCCTTGGCAAGATAGTAGAATAACAACTCTTGGGTTGTTCCTGTTTATGAGCTCATTGCTTGGTGCTTCTTTGATACGGCAACATTGCCCAAGAGAAAGAGCTGCCATGgtaattaataaagatctttttgcTCAAATAGATAAATGGTAGTGTGATGAAGTAGTTGCATTAATCTGATAGATAATTTGCatcagatatttttatttttccaaaaggGACAATGGTATAGGAGTATAGCATGGATAAGGGGATAATGACAAGGTCATTATTGTGTGGAGGAGGCAAACAAGAGGCCCACGTGGAAAGAacatttcaaaaacaaaatatgTAAGccagaaaaaaaagatattttgtgtATAAAGAGTCCCTATACttttgcctatttggcttatgtttaattaaataataaaaatatatatttccgATAATAACATATCcggttattattttttacttgttACGAATTGTTTATAATATTTTACTACAACTGCTTTTGCTATATTATGCAtgtttgaaaatataattattttagttcATTTTTCTTAAATGCCATGAAAGCTTGTGTttcgccaatgagtaatagcttaaatggcatagtcttcccatactcaattaagaggttgtgggttcgagtctcctatctttggttaaaaaaaaaaatgaaagcttGTGTTTCActacatttttttttcaactacTTTCTGTTGTTTAGAATGGAGAATATTGTGCACTATTTTCTTATACCTTCACTATGTatcttatcaaaaaaaaaaaaacgtaaatAGTGTTTACTAGtcactaaaatataatttttcaaactaaaaattatatcataattaatGTAGTCACAGTGTAACTGGAATCCTCTCTAATTAAAAAAGAATGTACTATAGTTGATTGGAATCCTCTCTAAAAAGGATGTATTACAGTTGATtggattttcaaaagattttgattttattcAACAAAATAAGAAACAATTTTAAGCAAGATTGAAAAGCAagtaaagaagaaaagaaaagaaaaaaaaggagataaTTCAAAAATTCTTAAGAAATCCTAAATTGGCATTCAACAAACATGGATTGcacaattatattaataattttcaatcaaataatACTATGTAACTAACCTTTTGCAACAAATATCATATCagttaactttttaaaatttattttatttatcttaaattttaaatcctaatttataaatatttaatcctaaattctaaattataaccTAAACACTAAAATTGGCTAatactaactaactaaaaattaattttctctactttctcttttcaATCAAGAATTGTTATCCTTCATCATTCACTaaacatataataattgaaaataaatattatcaCTCATATTTTAATAATGGCAGTTTTTTATTAAATTCATGAAAATATAcagtgcaaaaaaaaaatatatatttacaatgatattataaaaaaagttaaattatcatttttctaataattaatcaataaatatatacctaataattaatttatcatgcATAAATATCCATAATCATAAATAATCACACACAATAAGCTTACTCTACTTAGATGCCCATATTATTCAATATAAACATACAAGTAAAGGTGAagaaagaaagtgaaaaaaataatGACGCATTATAATAAAATGAGTTTCAAAGCATCTTCATGAATCCCTTGAAACCTTGAGCTAACACAATTGTTTAGCCATTCATATCCAACACTTTACAAagcattattaaaataaatatttgaattaaaaatagaaaaatatgaaatgtaaaaataAAGCTAAAAATTGGAGAAACAACTAAGgagaataagaaattaacaaaaatCCTAATATTGCAAGTGAGTAATCGAAGAAAATTGAtaatgaaataagaaaaaaataaaataaatatatttattttcgaaatacgTAAAAATCAAAAGTGTTCTGAAAATACGCATGAccatttcaagtttggtgtccacaaaTTAGATTTTGCCTCTATATTAAGGTTGGCAGCCACGAAATGAGGCTGACATGGCAGAGTCATTTCTCCCCTGATAAATACGAATTGGGGCATTGGAGCCGAGACACCATTGGTGCCCACAAAATGAGCAAGTCAAGGGGGGCAGACACGAAATGACCTCCAAATCATGGGTACTATACGCGAAATAGAGCAAGTTAGGTGTATCGCACGCAAAATGGGTTCTGGATTTTGCTATATAAATTGTTGTGGCAACCAGTGTGCTACTATACCTGGAATTCACACTTTTTATACGGTGTATTCCGCCTTCACAATCCCTCTTTCGCCTTCACAATCTTTCTTCCATCACTTCACTTTGTATATCAAATATGGCAGTTAGTAATTTTGTTGTGCCTATGCCTTCTGAAAATGTCTATGTCATCGTATATCCAAATGAAGAAATTTCTCATACATCTGAAGGTATTACATTTGTTTGTGATGATCCACTTTGGATAATGATCCCGCTACAAACATCGTTGCAAGAGCTAAAAATTTTGACTCTCATGAATACCGGTATGGTTGGAAAGAAGAAAATCATGAAGTTAACTTACAGAATGCTAGTTGCATTTGCCAAATCATTTGCGTATCATAAAATGCAAATTAAATCTGACCAACATGTTTCAATGATGTTTTCTTATCATCGTAGCATTGGAAGTATCTATTCGTTAGAACTATGTGTGAATGTTCAAGATGTTGACGGAAGCTCCTCTAGATCTAATAATGTGGAGCAGCTTAGAAATTTTGGATCAGCAGATTTCATGCCCTTTCAGGAAATTGGTAGAGCCTGTAGTCCCGCCTCTAACGCCTTTGTGATGTCAGAACAGAATATAGAAAATCACCATGCACGTCCATCCCCTCCAACCGTGTTGCATACCTAGAAGGTATTACAAATGGGTTGGCAGCCACGTCTAATGAAGATGACATTAAAGATGACAGCAGTGAAGAAGCAAAAGTTGTTCCCGCAACCCAACCGCTTTATCGCAAGAAGGATGTTCCAATTCGTGCTAAATCAGTTGGTATGGTGGGGGGTAGTGCTGTATCCAGCGGTACTCCAGGCCACTATCTGTCTTTAAATCATGTAGCGATGAACTCGACTACCGCGGAAGACAGATCTAGCAACTATGCTTTGTCGGGTGAGATGGAGTTGGAGATTAGATTGAACTTTCTCAATAGAGAAACAGCTATGCTTGCTATCAAGAACTGCAACATCTATAGAAGTACAAACTTGGTATGTATATAGGAGTATATAGGAGGTGGTAGAGTCATATCAAACTTGGTATGTATGTCGATGCAAGCAGTTTGGGGACCATTATCGTTGGACAATACAGGTTGCAAAGACGAGGTCTTCCAGATTTTGGGTTATTCAAAAATATGAAGGGCCTCAAAGTTGTTTGGCAAGCTCGATGTCGCAAGATCATGCTCAACTTGATAGCAATGTCATTTGCCAGCATATATTTTTCATGGTTCATGCAGATGCGACTATTTGCATAAAGGTGTTGCAAGGATCAGTAGAGTTAGCATACAGGTACAAGGTTTCTTACAAGAAGGTTTGGCACGCAAAGCATAAGGCAATTGCTAAAATTTATGGTGATTGGGAAGAGTCATATAACCCGCTGCGAAGATATTTCAACGGAGGGTTAGGCGGTCCTTGTTTTCCCCCAAATTGACGCAAGACTCTGTCGATGTTAAGAATCTCAATCCACCTGAAAAATATTAGCGGCACAACCGCAGTGTAAAAATCTCCATGTGGGTGGCCAAGGAATTACATAGGCACTCTCGACAGAATACGAGGATCCATGTACGACAACCAATTGAACTACATACAAAGGTATCCACGTTAACACGAACATGATAACAAATTATATTTGGTTATGCTTCTGCTTTTTATCTTTTGATCGTTATGTTATTGAATTTTGTGCTATTAACATTaacatctttttcattttttgggTGTAGATATTCAGCTTTTACTTGAGAAGTTGCTGTCGAACAATGGTAGATCTCTTGAAGAATTTGTTGATATGCCAGTTCctgattaatttaataaaattgaccTTCATGACTCTCTGCTTCTTGATGAGCTCAACTTCAATAGAGACGAGGATGTCTATTGATTTTGTTAACCAATTAAATCCTTACTAGAGGACTGCATATGACACAATATTGTGCGGTTTGCAACAATATGAGTGGATTGTTCTTTGTTTATGGATACGATAAAACTAGAAAGACTTTTCTTTAGAATTCATTATCTGCTTTAATTAGAGCGAAAGGTCAAATTGTTTTGAATGTTGCATCAAGTAGTATTGCGACGTTGTTATCTAATGGACGAACTGCTCACTCGCGATTCAAAGTTCTTTTAAGTATTAACCAAGATTCAATTTGCAATATTAGACAAGGTTTACCTTTGGCACATCTTATTTCATCTGCAAAATCAATTATATGGGATGAAACACCTATGTTAAATAAATTTTGCTATGAAACATTAGACAAGTGCTTGAGGGATGTTCTTCGTTTTACTGATGGCTTTAATCCCGATGTTCCATTTGGTGGCACAAAGTTGTTGTTCTTGGTGGTGACTTTCACCAAATATTGTACATGGTTCTTAGGAGGATATTGTACACGCATGCATTAATTCTTCATTCTATTGCATTCTTGCCATGTCTTGCAATTAAGGGACAACATGAGCCTTCCTAGAGAAACTTCAAATTGTTGCACTCAAGATTTAGAGAAATTTGCTAAATGGTTGCTTCAGTTAGGCGATGGTTTAGTTGGAGATAATATTGATGGTGAATCATTGGTGAGGATACCAGACAGTTTTCTCTTACCTTATGATTCTCCTTCGT
This region of Arachis hypogaea cultivar Tifrunner chromosome 8, arahy.Tifrunner.gnm2.J5K5, whole genome shotgun sequence genomic DNA includes:
- the LOC112707511 gene encoding cation/H(+) antiporter 28, which gives rise to MAFGFQVSTTQCGAKLGTLIFEVGKNFMVYIGMIILCSGLHFLLKLYSQPRITSQIIVGLILGNIGFIRNLLTKFHRTFGFIIDFGMMCYMFVLGIEMDPFILFKRPSRYAQVAYGGILSTFIIGLLITPITGYFLHQPRLLEFTIYLCTLLSSSASPVLTRLITHLKIGKSDIGQLVIGAGMHSDFVCSLLLCIGYIISPIPLYCEALRNEHALENHKKIIKTQIIMGLVVLGQMMVVSLLSPLFMNWVNNENPEGKPMKGSHLVLSLAFMVLMCATSPLYGYHPILSAFVTGICLPREGRLSKWVITRVNYLLTIIFHPIFFLWMGYEADFRKSEPSNIGTWIKFFVLLIVSMTGKIVGTIISGAMLGFHWPDSVAIGLLLTMKGHPHIYLAIKGKTCDVTISTCIGMIIASFVTIVQAPYVVANIIKRARKRTRTHQMALQLLDQSNELRILLFVHGPHNIPASINFMEISRGNTDPGILIYVADMIELTDELSATLERDEGVHMATIKDKKVMDMRDQVTNSFQSYVAIDGDGVTLKRTLALSTINNMPQDICVLAEDLMISLLVLPFHRIQRQDGTLDAGNQGFRYVNRKVLRSAPCSVGILVDRGLGNIERISRSEVTINVAVIFIGGKDDREALAYASRVSQHPGVKLTVIRLLVDTNAESSRLVGYMVVNPEQEQERQVDDEYFAQFYENHVVGGHILYTEKHLANAAETFSTLRSLEGLYSLVIVGREGGVNSILTRGMNDWQQCPELGPIGDVLSGPDFSTTMSVLIIQQHRLKGELDGLDEDFSIM